A genomic window from Silene latifolia isolate original U9 population chromosome 11, ASM4854445v1, whole genome shotgun sequence includes:
- the LOC141612628 gene encoding protein DMP7 — MEIKVVEDIISRVIDEEQRQPLLENESLPPKQPKTRTQKAIRKTFKGTSHLSSLLPSGSVLIFEMFSPVLTNQGQCQTFQAQVTTLCLITLMSISCFLMCFTDSVRDERGKVRYGLATFKGLWILDGSVTLSPEQATKYRIRFLDFLHAFMGLLIFMAVALIDQNVVKCLFPLPSEETKQRLVMFPIIVGIVCSLLFFCFPNKRNGVVSPLSKS, encoded by the coding sequence ATGGAGATTAAGGTGGTGGAAGATATAATTTCACGAGTAATCGATGAAGAACAACGACAACCTCTTCTTGAAAACGAGTCACTTCCCCCAAAACAACCAAAAACCCGAACCCAAAAAGCGATACGTAAAACATTTAAAGGCACATCCCATTTATCAAGCCTACTACCATCAGGGTCAGTCCTAATATTTGAAATGTTTTCACCTGTCCTTACAAACCAAGGACAATGCCAAACCTTCCAAGCCCAAGTTACAACATTATGTCTTATAACTCTAATGAGCATCTCATGTTTTCTAATGTGTTTCACCGATAGTGTACGCGATGAGAGGGGTAAAGTACGATATGGTCTAGCGACATTTAAAGGTTTATGGATATTAGACGGGTCAGTTACGCTTAGTCCCGAGCAAGCGACTAAGTATCGTATAAGATTTCTCGATTTTCTTCATGCATTTATGGGATTATTAATCTTTATGGCCGTGGCTTTGATTGATCAAAATGTTGTGAAATGTTTGTTTCCTTTGCCTTCTGAAGAGACAAAGCAAAGGCTTGTTATGTTTcctattattgttggaattgtttgtagtttgttgtttttttg